A segment of the Triticum urartu cultivar G1812 chromosome 1, Tu2.1, whole genome shotgun sequence genome:
tatctattctagatgttaatgggattatttttacacatttatattatttttgggactaacctattaaccagaggcccagcccaaattgttgtttttgcctattttagaatttcgccgaaaaggaatatcaaacagagtccaaacggaatgaaacctttgggagcattattgttggaacaaacgtgatccaggagacttggagtgggcgtcaagaaacaatcaaggaggccacgaggcagggggggcacctacccccctaggcgcgccagtaacgccccggacacacccgccggtggtcgtcactcctggcgggatctagactggccccatagatcaatactagtattttctgcgcactttgtcctcactcgtgcgcacccgggaggaacttcccggtcggtcacccatcctgaaattactccagGCCGAGCACACTTAACATTGGAGTTCTGTTCGAATGGGCTTCCGGAAAAGCAGGAATtacttattgatatgagtagtctatcatccctctTAAGCCAGGAAGGCTATCatatacacccccactcagaggaaccgacgtcctcgtcgggccacaggaacgttccctcctGGCACATACATCTATGCATCTAGTCTGGTACATGTGCCATGCTGGGTGCCACGATGGGTCACAAAcatcatgaacaacatgaccacgcacctgtccgcaaacatccgtgtaaccgcgagggttggctctgataccaacttgtaacgccccggacacacccgccggtggtcgttactcctggcgggatctagactggccccacagatgaATACTAGTATTTTCTGctcactttgtcctcactcatgcgcacccgggaggaACTTCTCGGTCGGTCACCCATACTGAAATTACTCCCAGCTAAGCACGCTTAACTATGGAGTTTTGTCCGAATGGGCTTctggaaaagaaggaattccttattgatatgagtagtctatcatccctcttaagccaggctatcacagcgccctccaccctcatgggccccacgttgctccaccgacctacttcttcctcctatatatatccatataccccgcaaacatccaggagcaccacgaaactctatttccaccgccgcaaccttctgtacccaagagatcccatcttggggccttttccggagctccgccggagggggtattgatcacggagggcctctacatcaactccatggcccctccgatgatgtgtgagtagtttccttcagacattcgggtccatagctagtagctagatggcttattctctctctttggatctcaatacaaagttctcatcgattctcttggagatctattcgatgtaatcttcctttgcagtgtgtttgtcgagatccgatgaattgtgggtttatgatcaagtttatctatgaacaatatttgaatcttctctgaattcttttatgtatgattggtttatcttttcaagtctctttgAAATATCAGTTTGgattggcctactagattgatctttcttgcaatgcgagaagtgcttagctttgggttcaatcttgcggtgctcgatcccagtgacaggaagggaaacgacacatattgtattgttgccattgaggataaaaatatggggtttatatcatattgcatgagtttatccctctacatcatgtcatcttgattaaggcgttactctgttcttatgaacttaatactgtagatgcatgttggatagcggtcgatgtgtggagtaatagtagtagatgcagaatcgtttttgTCTACTtctcacggacgtgatgcctatatacatgatcatacctagatattctcataattattcacttttctatcaattgctcgacagtaatttgttcacccaccgtaatacttatgttatcatgagagaagccactagtgaaacctatggcccccgggtctattttccatcatacaagtttccaatctactttattttgctatcttttactttcaatctatatcataaaaatatcaaaaatatttatcttattattatcatctttatcagatctcactcttgcaagtggccgtgaagggactgacaacccctttatcgtgttggttgcgaggttcttatttgtgtgtgtaggtacgaggtgactcgcgcgtggtctcctactggattgataccttggttctcaaaaactgagggaaatacttacgctgctttactgcaccaccctttcctcttcaagggaaaaccaacgcagtgctcaagaggtagcaagaaggatttctggcaccgttgccggggagatctacgccaagtcaagacataccaagtacccatcgcaactattatccttcgcattacattatttgccatttgcctctcgttttcctctgccccacttcacctttgccattTTACTTGCCCTTTTTCCGTTTGCCCTCTTCCGTATGTATCTTTCTTTGTGTTTCCATGttccttctatttgcttgcatctttgcttgctaaaaatctattgatatggatccacttaaagtgttctacttggatcatcttcgatccttatgcgctcgtgctaaaaccccaactagcctagttgatgggaaatctttagatgtgcatgctcattttgtgcgtcacctTTTGTCtcaaaaagggagactcttatgggatcaaataaacatatttctatgttatgcttggaatctttgtgaaatttgtgatctttcttgttgctctaagaaccctaaaaaacacctccctacctatgtgagtttaatgataatgaaatcttatcttcttatgcaaagggtgtttatagttactacgatatcaaacaaattgaagaatttgttgcttttaatggtccttatgaagttgcttctttgattgaaaagtatgatattactctctacgaatctgaaaattttgacatacttaaatattgctatgaaaactatgctcataatgtctatggcaaagaatttattgaaagaatgaccgtttCTTTGGAAGagaataatgatatgcatgaatctatagataattatgattccaaTGAATTGATTGAAATACCCCTTGATAAACATGACACTTGCTactcttgtggccatgatgccaatatttatgaagattaGTATGCTATAGTTCCTTacgttaaacatgagatcgttgctattgcacctgTCGGATgtgcactacaagaaatatgtcaacttatgaccaccactattggtcactgaatggtcacaaatttcatttatgacctttttgtgaccaaaaacataaggtcaaaagctgggcgtcgtaaactgactatagcgacctttaacaaaaggtcgttgatcctatgaccttctgttttggtcactagcaacctccccgggccacgtaggcatccagcgtggcaagctgatgtggcacaagattcagcccggtccaatttggttttctacatgggccgagcccaacaattcggcctttttactGTATATTTTCTCTATTAATTTTCTCCagctacatgggcctggcccaacaattcagccttaTTGATTTCTTTGTGTGGCCCTTTTAACATCATATTTTCTTTTTGATCATGTTTTTTTCTGGGCCATTTCTTTGCTGGGCCTCTCATTATTTTCCCTCAAAAATAATTGTCCAATATAACTCGGGCCTAGCCCAGTTCCGAAAAAATTGATCCAATCCAAAAAAAGTTATTATGCCATTGACATTACCACACATCACACCACAAGCTATCTTGGGAAACATGCAATGTTATTATATTACAACCATTCATTCCAGCAATACATATCTAAGATATCTTTACATCCCCGAAACAGTAACTGCCAAACAAAACTATTCTAGAACAAAGAAAATTAAAGCAAAAATTTAGATGCTAAGACATAACAGAAGTTCCTATTGTCCTCCTCCTTCCAACATTTGAAAACCTCATTCACCTGCAGTAGATCAATCATGAGTGAGAAACTATATAGCAGAAAAAAAATGTTTAAATGATGCAAAAATAGCAATCATTACACATGGTATTCGGGTACAGATTCATTAGTCATTCCACATGGTATGGCAGGTACAGATTCATCAGCCACTAGAGTAGATAATAACATCACTGGCAACAATTAATACGGCTTGGATCAAGTCTCAAGCATAATAGAGTACAGATTAGTCCAGTTTATACTCCTCTTTTAGAGGTACAGATTTTAGCTAATGGGAGCTCATGTCCAGGAGTATTTGCAAATGATACAACATCATGGAGTAGGATAACATGTTTAGCAGTACAGGTTATATAGTAAGAAAGCAAGCAATTTGGCAAGCTATGTTGCAAGATAATTGTTGTGTCGCTAACAATCACCATGTAAGAATGCTTTGTTGTACTAATACATGCACATCAAGCGAGAGTGGTGTTCTATTCTTACCACAGAGGCACAAGTGAGATGATACCCGATTCACCCTGCTTCTCCACTAGACTCGACCAGGAGCACAAGAAAGTAGGCTGGTAACAAAATAACAAGCCACACATAAAACTGTTATGCCCTGGACAACTATAGAGAAGAAAGAAAAAGTAACTAGAATAGTAGAGGTGTGGTGATCAAGTATATAAACACTCCTAGCAGCTAATTATATAAGGGCATTGCTCATGATGAAGAGCAAAGTATTTTTATGGGGAGGAAAGGCTCCCAGCTTCACCACCCCCAGGATATGCATTCAAACAAGAATTTATTAGTGAAGAACAAAAAGAGCGGCTCCCCTGTTTTTTGCTGGAACTGCAGTAGCCTAGCTCAGCTTCAAACAAGAATAACGAATTTGTAAGACATGTATGTCTGCCATAACCAAGCAAGCAGATTCAGTAGCTACTTAAACAAAATCCTAGTTCTGAATTAATCATACAGTAACGGTGACTAGATGAAGGTTATTGAGTAGTAGTAATATGCATCTACATCCACATAAGTTAGGCCCGGATAATTCCCTTGAAGAAGTTGTATTGACACTCACACATAGATATCTCAAGGCAAATTCTAACTGTATTTGTGGGTTTCAGCTAaaaagggcaacaacaacaatgaGCATCAGCGTCACAGAAATACTAATACTCATGCTTGCtgcctttcctgatgatcagccGGAGGTTGCTTCTCACCACACAAGTACCTGCCGCCATGGCACCTGCCCTGTACCGTGGTCACTCGGAGTTGCCGAACAGCCAAAGCACTTCGTGCTCCCGCTCGTCCCAGAAACTGCAAGATGACTGAAAACAGTCAAATATTAAGATTCTTAATCATTTTGATATATATAACAAATATGTGATGCAAATTTGATAAAAAGGTAAGAAATGCTATGTGAACACCGCTAGCCTGGgctactcctactcctactccACTATTGACCCAAAAACTGGGGGGGTACTTTGGAAACGCTGTACTGTTCCTGCTGATATGTTGGGTCGAGTTTCTGAAACTGAATCATGTTTGGTTCATTTGATAAGGAACGAAGTCAAGCCATGTATGATGCCAATGCCTATCTATTCGCATGAACAAGTTAGCTTCCTGTAAAAATAAATAAGTGAATAGCTTCCTAGCTAGTATAACAGGAGTAATACAGAAGAAGTAAACCAAGTCACCGATCGAACAACCAACGACCAAACATGATGGAAAGCGTGCATTGATTGCGGGCACAGTGTCGCTACTAGTACCACGTCCGTACTCGATCGGTACTTGCATATAAGAGCAGCATATATAGATGAATCATGAAAGAAATAGTCTATCTACTCTCGATGGACACACTGCACAAGTCCATATACTTTAGGCATGTTATATATTGCGACTACACTTGGAATTCTATAAAATAAATCCTAGTCATTCTCAAGGCGCAGGACAAAATGCAACACACATGCTAGAGTAAAATCACACAGAGCAAAGCAACAGCCTTAAACAAACATCATCAGCGATAGTGCAGCAGATGCTAACTTTAGATGCTGCTCGGGTGTGGCCGTCGTCCTCCAGGGAGACGGCGCGGAGGTTGGAGGGGTCGTCCAGGAGCATCTTGCCCACCAGGTAGCCCGCCACCAACCACGTCTGGAACTTGCGCGACTGCTTCCCGATGTACCGCCCCGTCTTGCCGTTGTAGTACTCGAGGAAGTCGTCCTTGGCCAGACGCCTCTCCATCAGCTCCACCGTGTTGTGGGCGATGTGGCGCCGCCCCAGCTTCACGCTCACTGCCACCAGGAGCCACAACAGCACTGCACAGTTTGCGCGCGCCATGGAAACAGGACAGCAGAGGGTAAGCTCATTGCCATATAGAAATGCAGTACATATATGGAAAGAAGAGCATACAATGCATGGGCACAGATCCAAGGAGCTACTAATACTGAATGAACATAGATGCAGCGATAAACGGCAGCAACATGCATCAAACAACTGAAGCTGTTCACTATAAGATCATCTATATGAGCTAAACTACCAATTTCCTATCCTATGAAGGTTATTTGATTTCAGGACATTCATATATACACCATGGACAGGTATAAAACCAAACAGAAAAGTAAAATACCACCACACAACACAAGTGTGCCCTCAAGTCCAGAAACAGTAAGTAGACTAACCACAGGTATAAAGCAGAACAGCAAAGTGAATACTAACTATCctgcaaaaagaaataaaacatgAATACTAACGACTAACGCATGTGTGTCCTTAAGTCCAAAACCAGTAACCACGAAGGGGGAAAGGTAAAAAAAATTCATGTGTTTTAGGGGGGCATGATAGCAGGGTGTCATAATCAGATTCCTGGAAATACTAATACTGTACACATCCCTTTTCTGAAGATAAATACCTAAAAAACACCATAATCAGATACTATGCTACATTCAAACACAATATGATTGCCACACAGGTAGAGTAAGAGCTACTGTGTCAAGACTGTAACTTAAACAAGGTTCCCAAAGGAATCATCCATAAATCAATCCTTGAAAGCTAAGCTTGACGGAAGAGCTTCTCACGCCGTCTCCCTGAAGCGCGAGAGGGGATCCGATCGGAACCTCGGCCGGCCGGCCAGGGCGGGAGGAAGGGGTTGGGGGAGTCCGTACCGGCGAGCAGAGCAGAGCGGAGGAGGCTTCTTCCGTCGCGGCGACACCGTACCACGCCACGTCCTCCTTGGTGTTCACCCCCTCGACCTGCACCAGCGACGTGCTCTCGTACTGGTTCGACTTCGACCTGCAGATCAACCCCCAATCGCCATCAGCGCGCCGCCCAATCTCACCATGAAATGAATCGCTAGATCCGGCAAGAGCATGGCCAAGAACGGGGCTGCTCACCTCTTGAAGCTGAGGATGGTGCCCTGGACGTAGAGCCTAACGCGCTGCCCCGTGCGTCCCTTCACCATGGCGCATGCCGCCGCTTAGGGTTTCGATGGGATGGGGACatgggaggggaggggaggggagggggagaAGGTCGGGCGGGGGGGGTGCGGGAGGCGATGGGCGGTgcggcggcgaggggaggcgaggcgacgagaggagagggagaggggaggcgaggcggcgaggggagagggagaggggtggcggATCTGGATTTGGAGAGGGAGACGACGCTAGGGTTTGCGTGTGGGAGGGAGTTTCCTTTTTTTTCAGACAAAGAGGGGGTGAGGGAGAAAGGGCTGCCGtcagatctggatctggagaGGAGCATCCGACGGCGCTGAAGCCACGATCCGCGTGACATGCTCATGGACCAATCAGAGCCCAGTACACGTTATGACCATCTAAATTGGTCTTAATCAATTAAAAATAAGATGTTGAATCATATAAACAGTTTTATGATATGagaattcaaaaaaataaaaacattCTCATTGTGTCAACAAATGTGACCTAGTTTTTTAGGGAAACTAACAAACTTGGAATTGGAATAAGACAAATATCTTTAGAAAGTGTTATGAGAAATGAGTTTTTAGGGGGAAAAATCATTTTCTATTTTCGGAGTGACAAAATTCTTTTTTTGTGAAGAATCTACCAAATATTTCTTTCAAAATGGCACCACACCATTTTCCAAAACTATAAGACAACATTTTATGTACAATTGACCAAATCTTAAAATGTAAAATGTTTTTGATTCACCTCTCATCAAAAAGACAATTTATGTTTCAAAAAAGAATCCCTGAGCATTCTTTTTTTCTACTTTTTCAcatgaaaaattcaaaaaatgatctcctattgtgcacaagggtgcatattggaatggcaaacaatgttgcctaaggaaggtttcattttctttggacgaaaaaaccattttccatttttcgagtgcctaaaaggagggttttttgtgaaggacctcccaaataattgttgcaaaattgtaccaaatcaattttataaaatactaggacataattaatgcacaattgaccaaattgttgggtgtcaaaagtttttatccacttctggtgaaaaagacaaacttccgccgattcagttggaagtgggtcaaatttgaactgtagctgccttgtagtttgctctttattttttccaaaaatcatttctaggtacataagtatctatttaatcagagaaacaccaaaaaaattccaagattcaaccactagctaggaacggtcattcccgctgttttgaccgcattttgaaacgggcataaaaaattcaagaAAAATCAAACAATTGgaaaaccttcacattgtgtcattatatatgaccaagttactaggaaaaataataaacttgtaatatggcaattcttttaaaaaagtgttatcagaaatgagctatcatgcgtgaagattcatggctttcaagccaaatgatcaatcctatgcccacattcatggcatagtttgttcaaatgatctcctattatgcacaagggtgcatattggaatggcaaacaatgttgcctaaggaagttttcattttctttggacgaaaaaaccatttttcatttttcgagtgcccaaaaggagggttttttgtgaaggacatcccaaataattgttgcaaaattggaccaaatcaattttataaaatactaggccatatttgattcacaattgaccaaatggttagGTGTCAAATGCCTTGATCCACCTccggtgaaaaagacaaattcttgtcgattcagcaggaagcgggtcaaatttcaACTGTACctaccttgtagtttgctctttatttttttaaaaaatcatttgtagatacataagtatctatttaatcagagaaacatcaaaaaatttccaagattcaaccactagctaggaacggtcaaacccgccgttttgaccgcattttgaaacgggcataaaaaatttaaaaaaaatcgaaaaattggaaaaccttcgcattgtgtcattatatgtggccaagttcccaggaaaaataacaaacctGTAAtccggcaattattttaaaaaagtgttctcagaaatgagctatcatctctgaagattcatggctttcaagccaaattatcaatcttatggccacattcgtggcatagtttgttcaaatgatctcatattgtgcacaagggtgcatattggaatggcaaacaatgttgcctaaggaagttt
Coding sequences within it:
- the LOC125532926 gene encoding probable alkaline/neutral invertase D, with the translated sequence MARANCAVLLWLLVAVSVKLGRRHIAHNTVELMERRLAKDDFLEYYNGKTGRYIGKQSRKFQTWLVAGYLVGKMLLDDPSNLRAVSLEDDGHTRAASKVSICCTIADDVCLRLLLCSV